A single window of Alosa alosa isolate M-15738 ecotype Scorff River chromosome 11, AALO_Geno_1.1, whole genome shotgun sequence DNA harbors:
- the ric3b gene encoding protein RIC-3b: MSMSTFQKVTLVSCLLLCVALLLPKMLLSQGKNDKQSEGGSGHFPPMVRRQLAPEGQRANGAQFSRAHNTEAIARAKGGGTGAAPGGKSSLAGQIIPIYGFGILLYILYILFKITSKGKTSKPPQSRLSTLRSENMKRKITDFELTQLQEKLEETEDVMERIVSKAGHSPERTIKGVSSDQEERLLLQLKEITHMMNKGSLLEGIMSENKAESPCSQHQEEYPEDPYPRSEGGCCHHGHHGYQHMGDEWTEMPEDGATTDPPEENEAQSTGGVEDIYPGETEDAYGAAADTDDMLRENMGEEDYAVHREREELMEDEYNVEDQVLEIQQVMKDKDCSVWTSVLSEYDCPAAQLRKRSKK, encoded by the exons atgtcgATGTCAACATTTCAAAAGGTTACGCTGGTATCGTGCCTACTGCTCTGCGTGGCTCTGCTCCTTCCCAAAATGCTCCTGTCGCAAGGCAAAAATGACAAACAATCGGAGG GTGGATCTGGGCATTTCCCACCCATGGTACGAAGACAGCTAGCACCTGAAGGACAACGAGCGAACGGTGCACAATTCTCTCGAGCGCATAACACTGAAGCTATTGCCCGTGCCAAGGGTGGAGGAACAGGGGCTGCACCTGGTGGTAAATCTAGTCTCGCGGGACAGATTATCCCCATCTATGGATTTGGAATCCTTCTTTACATTCTTTACATCCTCTTTAAG ATAACATCAAAAGGGAAAACCTCCAAACCCCCTCAAAGTAGATTGTCTACTTTGAGATCAGAGAACATGAAGAGAAAAATCA CTGACTTTGAGCTGACCCAGCTCCAGGAGAAACTGGAAGAGACAGAGGATGTGATGGAAAGGATAGTTTCCAAGGCAGGCCACAGTCCAGAAAG AACGATAAAAGGAGTTAGCTCAGATCAGGAGGAGAGGCTGCTGCTTCAGCTTAAGGAAATCACCCACATGATGAACAAGGGCAGTCTGCTGGAGGGTATTATGTCTGAGAATAAAGCAGAGAGCCCATGCTCCCAACACCAGGAAG AGTATCCAGAAGATCCATACCCCAGGTCAGAGGGTGGGTGCTGCCATCATGGTCACCATGGCTACCAGCACATGGGAGATGAGTGGACAGAGATGCCAGAGGATGGGGCGACAACTGACCCACCGGAGGAGAATGAGGCGCAGAGTACAGGTGGAGTTGAAGACATCTATCCTGGGGAAACTGAAGACGCATatggtgctgctgctgacaCTGATGACATGCTTAGGGAGAACATGGGAGAGGAGGATTATGCTGTACACAGGGAGAGGGAAGAGCTGATGGAAGATGAATATAATGTTGAGGATCAGGTGCTGGAGATCCAGCAAGTCATGAAGGACAAGGACTGCTCAGTCTGGACGTCAGTCCTCTCAGAATATGACTGCCCAGCTGCCCAGCTCAGAAAGAGGAGCAAGAAGTGA